DNA sequence from the Salifodinibacter halophilus genome:
GCGCGACGCACGCCATGCGATGCACCCAGGAGGAAACATTCGGCCCACTGGTGCCGTTGATCCGCTTCGAAACCGACCAGGAAGTGGTAGAAGCTAGCAACGATACCGAGTTCGGCCTCGCGTCCTATGTGTTTTGCCAAGATACTGATCGCGCCCACGGGATCATCTCGCGACTTAGCTTCGGGCACTGCGGCTGGAACACCGGCACGGGGCCGACCGCACACGCACCTTTCGGCGGCATGAAACAGTCCGGTATCGGCCGTGAAGGGGGCCGCGACGGCCTAATCGAATTCACCGAAGCGCAATCCGTTCCCAACGGCGGTTAACGCACAACTGCGGAGCCCACTGTGAAAGCTTTTTTCGACGACACCCAGAACCGCCACGAGCCAAAAAGCTACTTTACACGTGGGCAGATGCGTGCCCCACAAGAATTGCCGGCGCGTACACCGCCCCTCATTAAAGGAGCGGAATCCGCGGGCCTGTCGGTCCAGGCACCCGCGGATTTCGGCATGGCACCTATCGCAGCGGTCCATGACCTCGGCTATCTGCGTTTTCTAGAATCCGCTCATCGGCGTTGGACCAGTGGCTCGGAAGATTGGGGCGACGAAGTGATGTCGAATATCTTCGTGCGCTCGCCCAACCCGCTACGTGGCATTCTAGCCGAAGCGGCCCGCTATCAAGCCGACGGCAGTTCGCCAATCGGTGCCGGAACATGGGAAGCCGCTTATGCGTCGGCACAAACCGCGGTTACGGCCGCAGACTCGGTCGCTCGCGGCGAACCGGCCGCGTATGGCGTATGTCGGCCACCGGGCCATCACGCGCGCCACGATGGTGCCGGCGGCTTCTGCTTTTTGAACAACGCGGCCATCGCCGCCGAGTGGCTACGCGGCTGCGGTTTTAGCCGAGTAGCTATTCTCGATCCGGATATCCACCACGGTCAGGGTATCCAAGAAATATTTTACGAGCGTGCCGACGTTCTCTATATCTCGATTCATGCTGACCCGACAAACTTCTACCCAGTGGTTACTGGCTTTGAGGACGAACGTGGCAGCGGCCCCGGATACGGCGTTAATATCAACCTACCCATGCCGCACGGCTCCTCAGCGTCGGCCTTTTTCGATCGCCTGAACGAAGCCCTCACCGCAATTCGTTTGTTTGCTGCCGATGCCTTTGTGCTACCGCTTGGCTTCGACACCTATAAAAACGATCCCCAGTCCAAGGTAGACGTGGATAGCGACGATTTCACGCGGCTGGGCGCTTTAGTGCGCCAACTCGATCTGCCCACGGTTGTTTTACAAGAAGGCGGCTACGACGTCGACAGCCTGTCCGTAAACGCCGAGCGTTTTCTGACCGGGTTGCGCAGCACCTAGCGTCGGTCTAACGACCGCCAGCTGCCACACCACCCGGCCAAAGGCGGGTTATACGCCGCCTTTTGACGCCGTGGTGCTCAACCTCCTGGCCTACGCCAAGCTCTAACTATCCCCTTTCGCGGTGATCGAAATGTCGTTGGTTTTCGATGCAGCGCCGCCAGCAATGACGATCTCGAGCAAGCCGTTGTGCGTGTGTGCTGTCACATCATTGGACTTTACGCCGTCCGGCAGCATCATGTCGCGACGGAAATCACCGTAACTCCGCTCGCGC
Encoded proteins:
- a CDS encoding histone deacetylase family protein, producing the protein MKAFFDDTQNRHEPKSYFTRGQMRAPQELPARTPPLIKGAESAGLSVQAPADFGMAPIAAVHDLGYLRFLESAHRRWTSGSEDWGDEVMSNIFVRSPNPLRGILAEAARYQADGSSPIGAGTWEAAYASAQTAVTAADSVARGEPAAYGVCRPPGHHARHDGAGGFCFLNNAAIAAEWLRGCGFSRVAILDPDIHHGQGIQEIFYERADVLYISIHADPTNFYPVVTGFEDERGSGPGYGVNINLPMPHGSSASAFFDRLNEALTAIRLFAADAFVLPLGFDTYKNDPQSKVDVDSDDFTRLGALVRQLDLPTVVLQEGGYDVDSLSVNAERFLTGLRST